Proteins encoded by one window of Candidatus Omnitrophota bacterium:
- a CDS encoding FIST C-terminal domain-containing protein, with product MALKVGIGQSKNPAGFSAGKEAAKIALRDLKEDYPHLAFAFISAVHEQEKTIEGIKSILEETPLVGSSTAGEFTSLGVARHSVTVVLLKSDELQFALGWGEGINRNSHDAGRKSALSANRKFLESGAQGELRRKLFVIFPDGLTGNCADVLKGIQEILGRSFPIVGGSSGDDFLFRKTYQYCHRLVLSESVVGVLMGGDLSFGIGSRHGWKPLGKPHKVTKAIANIIYEIDNQPAVKIYEEYFGTEVMELKTEPLASLAILYPLGMAIAGEEEYLLRNPYTVTEEGALVCGAEVPQGEEIRLMIGNKDSVLEAASHAALTSLKNLHGAKPKIVIAFSSISREKLLGRYKYNEIEVVGEVFGKNTPLAGFYTYGEQAPLTSEINIGQTYFQNASFTVLAIGE from the coding sequence ATGGCTTTAAAAGTAGGCATAGGACAAAGTAAAAATCCCGCAGGTTTTTCTGCAGGTAAAGAAGCAGCAAAAATTGCTTTAAGAGACTTAAAAGAAGATTATCCTCATTTGGCTTTTGCCTTTATCTCTGCAGTGCATGAGCAGGAAAAAACTATAGAGGGAATAAAATCAATTTTAGAAGAAACTCCTCTGGTTGGTTCAAGCACGGCGGGAGAGTTTACCTCTTTGGGAGTAGCAAGACATTCGGTAACGGTGGTGCTGCTAAAATCTGATGAACTCCAGTTCGCTCTCGGTTGGGGAGAAGGAATAAACCGAAACTCGCATGATGCTGGGCGTAAGTCTGCTTTAAGCGCCAATCGTAAATTTCTTGAAAGCGGTGCCCAAGGAGAACTGAGAAGAAAGCTATTTGTGATTTTTCCCGATGGCTTAACAGGAAATTGTGCAGATGTTTTAAAAGGAATCCAAGAAATCTTGGGAAGAAGTTTTCCCATTGTCGGCGGGTCTTCGGGAGATGACTTCCTTTTTAGAAAAACCTATCAATATTGCCACCGTTTGGTGCTCTCGGAAAGCGTTGTAGGGGTACTGATGGGGGGAGATTTAAGTTTTGGCATAGGTTCCCGCCATGGTTGGAAGCCATTAGGAAAACCCCACAAGGTAACAAAAGCAATAGCTAATATCATCTATGAAATAGATAATCAACCCGCAGTAAAAATATATGAGGAATATTTCGGCACAGAGGTTATGGAATTAAAAACCGAACCGCTCGCGAGCTTAGCTATTCTCTATCCTTTGGGTATGGCTATAGCCGGAGAGGAAGAGTATTTATTAAGGAATCCCTACACGGTTACCGAAGAAGGTGCCCTTGTCTGTGGAGCGGAAGTTCCTCAGGGAGAGGAAATTCGTTTGATGATTGGGAATAAGGATTCAGTCCTTGAGGCTGCTTCTCACGCTGCGCTCACTTCCCTTAAAAACCTCCATGGTGCTAAACCTAAAATAGTAATTGCCTTCAGTTCCATATCCCGTGAAAAACTCTTAGGGAGATATAAGTATAATGAGATAGAAGTAGTGGGAGAAGTTTTTGGCAAAAATACCCCGCTTGCCGGATTCTA